Genomic segment of Macellibacteroides fermentans:
TGCAGGAACAACGCCTTCCGCGCCGATGGAGCCAACGGACAATTCATCATCGTGATACCAGAGAAAGACGCGGTGATAGTAACCACAGCCAACATAGGCGATATGCAGGCCGAGATAAACCTTATCTGGAAACACCTGCTGCCCGCCCTGCGCTGATACGGCACTACTTGTGTGTACCGGAGGATGGCCCGAAGGCAATTTAAACAAAGCAGCAATGTTTAACAATAATAAGTCGGATACAGTCAACAAACCCCGGCCCAAGGTTGTTTTCTAAATACAAACAATGCATTGTTATGAAAGCAAAGTGTACACACGAACATAAGAAACTTTGTTATAACAAAGATCTTAGCCAATATTGGATGTGCCTTGATTGCAAGCAGATTATTGAAGGAATAAAGACTGCTGTAGAGAGCAGAACCCAACAAATCAAATCTGTCATTGAAATAGCTGCACGCAGAAAAGCGACACATGTGATTGATCCGCATAACCATCCTACCCATCCTATGGGAGGAGTTCATCAACACACACGTGCCGTTTCGCGGAATCTTCCCGGCGGAGCCGGCAGAAACCGTTAATGAACGTACAACTACGAAAGGATAACCTTCCGAAAATACCAACGGGAGACAAAGAATCGCCAAGGCGAATGCTTTATCTCCCGTTTTTTATGTCTCAAAAAACTAAACTACACCTCTTCTATCAACAGAAAAACCATACGTAGGCGAGCGAACTCACACCTATAACCAGCCACAGCAATACAGCATGCGTCAGCGAACGCATCCCTACCCTGCGCAGCACCCCGCGTGAAAGTCCGGCTCCGATAAAGAAAAGCGTAAGCGTAAGCCCTTTGTGTGCCAACCAAACCATACTACCGGTAAGCAGAGCGGGTAACGATAAAAACGTATTGGCAAGCATGGCAAGCACAAACAAGAAGATAAACCAGGGCATATACACCTTGTCCGATTTGCTTTTAAAAATAAACGACGTAACAAATGCCACCGGGATAATCCACAAAGCACGTGTAAGCTTAACAGTGGTAGCCACCTTCAGAGCCTCGTCGCCATAAGCGGCACCGGCACCTACCACCGAACTTGTATCGTGTATCGCAATGGCAGCCCACATACCAAACTGCTGCTGTGTAAGATCCAGCAGATGCCCCAGTACCGGAAATAAGAACAACGCCACGGCATTCAGGATAAAGACCGCCCCCAGCGATACAGACATCTCGTGGTCGTTCGCCTTGATTACCGGCCCCACCGCTGCAATGGCGCTACCGCCGCAAATGGCAGTACCCGAACTGATCAGATAGCCCGTCTTACGGTCCACCTGCATCCTCCGGGCCAGCACCGAACCAATCAGCAGCGTTCCCACCACCGAAATAACAGTAAACACCATCCCCTCCCTGCCCGAAGCCAGCGACTCGTGCAGATTCATCCCAAATCCCAGTCCCACGACCGAAACCTGGAGCAAATATTTAGACGATTTTTTAGTAAAACCAGGAAAAGCCTCCCCGCAGACCAATGCAAAAACCAACCCTGTGAAGAGAGCCACAGGCGGGGTAACCATGGGTAAAAAACAAAATAACAGTAACAACACGTAAACAACCTTCCTCTTAGACTGCAGAAAATTTTCAATTGCATTCATATATCTACCTATTTAACGACTGCAAAGGTAAGCAACCGAAAACAAACGCGCCAATCGTATCTTTTAATGCCTTATAAGTTTTTATTATAATGCTCGGCAAACTGCATAAACACCTGCGACAAACCGCTCTCTTCGCCCTGCAGACGCACAAAAGAGAACTCCCGCTCCATATCCAGATCCTTTATCTCTATCACTTTAAACTGCCCGGCAACCAGTTCGCGGTCGATAGACCGTACCGATACAATCCCCATGCAATCCGTATTCTCCAGAAACAACTTGATGCTTTCCGTACTACCCAGGTACATCAGCACATTCATATCCGATAATCTTACGTTATGGCTCAACAGAGAAGTCTCCAACACATCCAGCGTACCCGAACCTCTTTCCCTTAAAACCAGGGGTACATCACATAACTCCTTCACCGTAATCTCGTCGTGCTTCACCAGCTTGCTGCGGGTGCTCACCACCGCCACCAGCTCATCTTTAAGGAAAGTGGTATATTTAAGATTGGGCTGGCGGATGATACCCTCCACCAGTCCCAAGTCAATACGATGCTCCAGCAAGGCACCCTCCACATCGCGCGAATTACCATTCAGCAACGACAACGAAACCTGCGGGAACTTCTCTATAAAACGTGCCAGGAAAGGAGGCAGCACATACTGCGCAATGGTGGTACTGGCCCCCAGGCGGAGCTCGCCCGAGCATTCGTTCTGCAACAGATGCATCTCGTAATCCAGCCGCTTGTAATCGTCCAGTATCCGTTTGCTGTGCTCCTGCAACAGCAGGCCTGCCCTCGTAAGGGCAATGCGATTGCCCAAACGATCAAACAGACGTGTTTTATAGACACTCTCCAGCTCATGAATATGCTTCGTAATAGCCGGTTGAGTGATAAAAAGCTCCTGCGAAGCCTTCGTAAAACTAAGATTCCTCGCTACGCTTAAAAATACTTTTAACCTAAAATCAGCCATATAAATCAGGCATAACCGTTTAGCATTCCATAAAAATACATAGGCTTCAGGATATAAACCTTCAGCACCCAGGCCAGCCATTGCTCCTGCGACATGTCCATAAAGTTGAACGGAACACTTGGTTTCGGATTCTTGTCATAGTCGAATTCGCAAAGCAGCACCTTGCCATACTCCGTAATGATCGGGCAAGCCGCGTATCCGTCGTACTTCTCCACCGGCTCTTTACCTTCCATCAGCGAAATAAGATTCTTGGCAGCCAACGGAACCTGCATACGTACCGCAGCCGAAGTCTTACTGGTAGGAATACCAGCCACATCACCCAGACTCACAATATTATTATATGTTTTGTGTATCAGCGTCTCTTTGTCTACCATCACCCAGGCTTCGGCAGCCAACTTACCTTCGGTCCACCCCAATCCGGAATCGCGCACAAAGTCGGGAGCCGACATAGGCGGCGTAAAATGCAGGAAGTCGTAATCCTCGGTATAAGGCGTTACAATCTTCTCCTCCACCTTGGTTAACTTGCCTGTCTGCTCATCTTTCACCTCTTTCTCAACCTTTTCCACCTTGTTAAAGAAAACCTTCTTAGCGGAGGTATCGATACCCTTCACCCTATAATTCAAGGTAATACTTACGTTACGTTCTTTATAAATCTCCTCCAGGCGGGTTGTATAATACTTCACATCGTACAATTCGTGTGCCGCTGTAAAGTAATCCAGCTTCACCTTATCGCGCGTATTTTGCTGGCGGGTATAATGTTCCGTAAGCAAACAGATCTTTTTGGGAGCACCCCCGCATTTATGCTTGGTGTAGGTATCGGTAAAGATACCGCGTCCGCCCTTCTCGCCAAACTCCTGCAAGGCAGCCCAGGTACGTTTGGCCCCTTCAAAATCGTATATACAGTGTGCGTTACCCTGTCCCAGTGTTTCATGCGTCATACCCTCCACCAGGTTCCAGTTAATCTGCAAACCGGGCGTAAGCACCAGAAAATCGTAGGCAACCACTCCGTTTGTCTGGGTTCTGATTTCGTTCTTCACCGGATCTACGGCAGCAACGCTATCCTTTATCCACTTCACACCAGACGGAATGCAGGCTTCCTGCTTCTTATACACATCCTCCGGCTGATATACCCCCGAAGCAATCAGTGTAAAACCAGGCTGATAATATTGTAGTTCGCTAGGATCGATCAAGGTTACATCCGGCTCATCCAACCAGTTCATCAAACGTGCAGCCATACTTATCCCGGCTGCCCCCCCTCCGATAATCACTATTTTACCTTTTGCGTTGCTCGAAAATGCTTTAATTTGCGAAGTGCCTGCTACAGTAAGCATGCCGGTCATCCCCATCAGCTTCAGAAAATGGCGTCTGTCCATCCCCGCTTTTTCCAGCAGTTCAAGCCTCTCTTTTAGTTCGTTGTTATTCATAAATAGATATTTATAGAGATTGTTTTACAATGTTTCCTTGCAAGAAAGGCGTAAAGGTAAAACATAACCTACTGCAAAACTAATTGTTTTTTTTAATGATGTATAACCAAAAGTTATAATATTATATAACGTTACAAAAAAAGCCCACCTTAAAAAAGGCA
This window contains:
- a CDS encoding LysR family transcriptional regulator, whose translation is MADFRLKVFLSVARNLSFTKASQELFITQPAITKHIHELESVYKTRLFDRLGNRIALTRAGLLLQEHSKRILDDYKRLDYEMHLLQNECSGELRLGASTTIAQYVLPPFLARFIEKFPQVSLSLLNGNSRDVEGALLEHRIDLGLVEGIIRQPNLKYTTFLKDELVAVVSTRSKLVKHDEITVKELCDVPLVLRERGSGTLDVLETSLLSHNVRLSDMNVLMYLGSTESIKLFLENTDCMGIVSVRSIDRELVAGQFKVIEIKDLDMEREFSFVRLQGEESGLSQVFMQFAEHYNKNL
- a CDS encoding NAD(P)/FAD-dependent oxidoreductase, whose translation is MNNNELKERLELLEKAGMDRRHFLKLMGMTGMLTVAGTSQIKAFSSNAKGKIVIIGGGAAGISMAARLMNWLDEPDVTLIDPSELQYYQPGFTLIASGVYQPEDVYKKQEACIPSGVKWIKDSVAAVDPVKNEIRTQTNGVVAYDFLVLTPGLQINWNLVEGMTHETLGQGNAHCIYDFEGAKRTWAALQEFGEKGGRGIFTDTYTKHKCGGAPKKICLLTEHYTRQQNTRDKVKLDYFTAAHELYDVKYYTTRLEEIYKERNVSITLNYRVKGIDTSAKKVFFNKVEKVEKEVKDEQTGKLTKVEEKIVTPYTEDYDFLHFTPPMSAPDFVRDSGLGWTEGKLAAEAWVMVDKETLIHKTYNNIVSLGDVAGIPTSKTSAAVRMQVPLAAKNLISLMEGKEPVEKYDGYAACPIITEYGKVLLCEFDYDKNPKPSVPFNFMDMSQEQWLAWVLKVYILKPMYFYGMLNGYA
- a CDS encoding YeiH family protein, which codes for MNAIENFLQSKRKVVYVLLLLFCFLPMVTPPVALFTGLVFALVCGEAFPGFTKKSSKYLLQVSVVGLGFGMNLHESLASGREGMVFTVISVVGTLLIGSVLARRMQVDRKTGYLISSGTAICGGSAIAAVGPVIKANDHEMSVSLGAVFILNAVALFLFPVLGHLLDLTQQQFGMWAAIAIHDTSSVVGAGAAYGDEALKVATTVKLTRALWIIPVAFVTSFIFKSKSDKVYMPWFIFLFVLAMLANTFLSLPALLTGSMVWLAHKGLTLTLFFIGAGLSRGVLRRVGMRSLTHAVLLWLVIGVSSLAYVWFFC